The Nitrospirales bacterium genome includes a window with the following:
- the ald gene encoding alanine dehydrogenase, whose protein sequence is MVIGVPKEVKDHEFRVALTPSAVRHLVELGAEVLVEQEAGQGSGFLDHEYESAGARIVESSQKVFQEAELILKVKEPQPQEYPFIQAHHTLFTYLHLAASKSLTEALMASGCTAIAYETTETTPGELSMLRPMSEIAGRMSVQIGAHFLERHQGGRGVLLGGIPGVTPGHVVVLGSGVVGASATKIAVGMGARVTVLSIDVGQLRHLDDLYASRVTTLVSRPHVVEESIEEADLVIGAVMIPGARAPRLITRDLVENMKRGAVFVDVAVDQGGCSETTHPTTHSDPVYVVGHVVHYAVPNIPGIVPRTSTVALTNATLPFIVRLVKYGIKESLKSDQGLARGVNVYRGKVTCQAVAESHGMPFEPLSAL, encoded by the coding sequence ATGGTGATTGGTGTTCCCAAGGAAGTAAAGGACCATGAATTTCGAGTGGCGCTGACGCCAAGTGCCGTGCGCCACCTCGTCGAGTTAGGTGCGGAAGTTCTCGTAGAACAAGAGGCGGGGCAAGGAAGCGGATTCTTGGACCATGAGTATGAATCAGCCGGAGCCCGCATCGTAGAATCCAGTCAGAAGGTGTTCCAGGAGGCGGAGCTTATCCTCAAAGTCAAAGAGCCTCAGCCGCAAGAATATCCCTTCATCCAAGCGCATCATACGCTCTTTACCTACCTGCATTTAGCCGCCTCCAAATCGTTAACCGAGGCCTTGATGGCCTCCGGTTGCACGGCTATTGCCTATGAAACCACCGAGACCACGCCCGGCGAACTGTCCATGTTAAGGCCCATGAGCGAAATCGCGGGGAGAATGTCGGTTCAAATCGGTGCCCATTTCCTCGAGCGTCATCAAGGCGGGAGGGGGGTCCTTCTTGGTGGTATCCCGGGTGTCACGCCCGGGCATGTCGTCGTACTCGGGTCCGGAGTCGTGGGAGCGTCGGCGACCAAGATTGCGGTAGGGATGGGGGCCCGGGTGACGGTGTTGAGCATTGATGTTGGACAATTACGCCATTTGGATGATCTGTATGCAAGTCGAGTCACAACATTAGTTTCAAGGCCCCATGTGGTGGAGGAGTCTATCGAAGAAGCTGATCTCGTTATTGGAGCCGTGATGATTCCCGGCGCTCGCGCGCCCCGGCTTATTACTCGTGACCTCGTTGAGAATATGAAGCGAGGGGCCGTGTTCGTCGATGTGGCCGTCGATCAAGGGGGGTGCTCTGAAACGACTCATCCGACGACCCATTCAGATCCGGTCTATGTTGTCGGTCACGTCGTGCATTATGCCGTCCCAAATATTCCAGGGATTGTTCCACGGACTTCCACGGTGGCCTTGACCAACGCGACACTTCCTTTTATAGTCCGACTGGTCAAATATGGAATCAAGGAGTCACTAAAGAGCGATCAGGGGCTTGCTCGTGGCGTGAACGTGTATCGTGGGAAGGTGACCTGTCAGGCTGTCGCTGAATCCCATGGGATGCCGTTTGAACCTCTCTCCGCTCTCTAA
- a CDS encoding formylglycine-generating enzyme family protein, which translates to MSQRFLTKTIQVPPWLCLLWAVVLGVFWVSTASFAGGTSRSFQVLPPLVNEVATHDAILELIQGELVPKVQVHDRVVVYFPGHGVKWLMAAGGAGQEVLELGKRQHGAFTYTGNDGAPIVLIPEGAFWMGSTSEEVESVVKECMGYDFSEERCRGWFKGEMPRHRVSLKTFYIDTHEVTNRLFQQFVTEKGYTTTAEREGESYAFVEGEGWKPVKGASWRKPEGKASVFASNRENHPVVLVSWDDAKAYCDHYGQRLPTEAEWEYAARAGTETRNWWGNGYAGARRVANIADQSARGLFKNSLANYNDGFERTAPVGVTAANPWGLYDMIGNVWEWTVDWYDNEHDVKSPQANPGEPAAHRNLVIRGGSWDNEPINARSANRYRLRPMDRAGTVGFRCVQDVCPQSETKCAR; encoded by the coding sequence ATGAGTCAGAGATTCCTGACAAAAACAATTCAGGTTCCGCCATGGCTGTGCCTATTGTGGGCTGTCGTGCTTGGTGTCTTTTGGGTCTCTACGGCGAGTTTTGCGGGTGGGACCAGCCGAAGCTTTCAGGTGCTGCCTCCTCTCGTCAATGAAGTGGCTACCCATGATGCCATCTTAGAACTCATCCAAGGTGAGCTCGTCCCAAAAGTCCAAGTCCACGATCGGGTTGTCGTGTATTTTCCCGGTCACGGGGTGAAGTGGCTGATGGCTGCCGGTGGCGCCGGTCAAGAAGTGTTGGAACTTGGGAAACGGCAGCATGGGGCTTTCACATACACCGGCAACGATGGGGCTCCAATAGTGTTGATTCCTGAGGGAGCTTTTTGGATGGGAAGTACCTCGGAAGAGGTGGAGTCAGTGGTGAAAGAATGTATGGGCTATGATTTCAGCGAAGAGCGATGCCGGGGATGGTTCAAAGGTGAAATGCCACGTCATCGAGTGTCGCTCAAGACCTTTTACATCGACACCCATGAGGTGACTAATCGTCTCTTTCAGCAATTCGTCACGGAAAAGGGATACACGACGACCGCGGAACGGGAGGGTGAGTCGTACGCGTTTGTCGAGGGTGAGGGCTGGAAACCCGTGAAAGGCGCTTCGTGGAGAAAACCTGAGGGAAAAGCAAGCGTCTTTGCCTCGAATCGAGAAAACCACCCAGTGGTTTTAGTGTCCTGGGATGACGCGAAAGCCTATTGTGATCATTATGGTCAGCGGTTGCCGACGGAAGCCGAATGGGAATATGCGGCGAGGGCCGGGACAGAGACGCGGAATTGGTGGGGCAATGGGTATGCCGGAGCAAGACGGGTGGCCAATATTGCGGATCAATCAGCCAGAGGTCTTTTTAAGAATAGTCTAGCGAATTATAACGATGGGTTTGAACGAACGGCTCCGGTGGGCGTGACGGCCGCGAATCCCTGGGGGCTGTATGACATGATCGGAAATGTTTGGGAGTGGACCGTCGATTGGTACGATAATGAGCATGATGTGAAGAGTCCACAAGCCAATCCCGGGGAGCCGGCGGCACACAGGAACCTGGTGATCCGAGGCGGGTCCTGGGACAATGAACCAATCAACGCTCGGTCCGCTAATCGCTACAGGCTTCGCCCAATGGATCGGGCCGGCACTGTCGGGTTTCGCTGTGTTCAAGACGTTTGTCCACAGTCGGAGACCAAGTGTGCACGGTGA
- a CDS encoding squalene/phytoene synthase family protein: MDYPPKDPYLLQTVLQRVSRSFYLTLAVLPEAVRSQVGLAYLFARAADTIADTGDLDEQTRVHSLQQLKAQFTSERVHGAEIQYLQAQIVPAQNNPAERQLLEELSRCFTFYERLSNEDQHLIAQLLPTIIEGMEFDLVQFPHHDGLTATALPSEKELDDYTYAVAGCVGEFWTKMMCVHLPAMARWDVSVMVPIGIRYGKGLQLVNILKDISKDLRIGRCYIPESLLSQAGLQAQDLFHPDNFTRFRPVLRQLIAKALDHLDHGWQYTMAIPRSEVRLRLACMWPILIGLRTLQQLSVSDKLLDPHVSVKVSRGEVYRMMAATTFTGGCGTVGTAYWGYLRKRVM; encoded by the coding sequence ATGGATTACCCACCCAAGGACCCTTATCTTCTCCAAACCGTTCTGCAACGCGTTTCCCGCTCATTTTACCTGACGTTAGCTGTGTTACCTGAAGCGGTCCGCTCTCAAGTGGGATTGGCGTATTTATTCGCAAGGGCTGCCGATACGATCGCAGATACCGGGGACCTTGATGAGCAAACGAGGGTACACAGTCTTCAACAGCTGAAAGCGCAATTTACGAGTGAACGAGTACATGGGGCGGAGATTCAGTATCTCCAAGCTCAGATCGTTCCCGCTCAGAACAATCCGGCAGAGCGTCAATTACTTGAGGAGCTCTCAAGGTGTTTTACGTTCTACGAACGTCTCTCGAACGAAGACCAACATCTGATTGCACAGTTACTTCCCACGATTATCGAGGGAATGGAGTTCGACCTGGTTCAATTTCCGCATCATGATGGTCTGACTGCGACGGCACTGCCGTCCGAAAAAGAATTGGATGACTATACCTATGCAGTGGCTGGTTGTGTGGGAGAATTTTGGACGAAGATGATGTGTGTCCATCTTCCGGCCATGGCAAGGTGGGATGTCTCGGTGATGGTCCCAATCGGTATTCGATACGGAAAAGGTCTTCAGCTTGTGAACATCCTCAAGGATATCTCGAAGGACCTGCGCATCGGACGGTGTTATATTCCTGAATCACTCTTGAGTCAGGCAGGGTTACAGGCTCAAGACCTCTTTCATCCGGACAATTTCACACGATTTCGTCCTGTCCTCCGGCAACTGATCGCCAAGGCGCTTGATCATCTGGACCATGGCTGGCAGTACACGATGGCGATCCCTCGTTCTGAGGTTCGGTTACGGCTGGCGTGCATGTGGCCTATTTTGATCGGATTGCGCACGCTTCAACAGTTATCGGTGTCGGACAAACTTCTTGATCCTCACGTCTCCGTGAAAGTGTCCCGGGGAGAAGTCTACCGCATGATGGCCGCGACGACATTTACCGGTGGATGCGGTACCGTTGGGACGGCCTATTGGGGGTATTTACGAAAGCGGGTCATGTGA
- a CDS encoding (2Fe-2S) ferredoxin domain-containing protein, with the protein MGAFKHHIFICINQRPKGDPRGCCADTGSVQLHAFFKKEVERMGLKGIVRANKAGCLDHCEYGPSVVIYPEGIWYWVGTEADVTEIMERHIGKGEIVERLLMPGQDAPKQLINP; encoded by the coding sequence ATGGGTGCGTTCAAACATCATATCTTCATCTGTATTAATCAACGTCCGAAGGGAGATCCCCGAGGTTGTTGCGCTGATACGGGTTCCGTTCAACTGCATGCCTTTTTTAAGAAAGAGGTTGAACGCATGGGGTTGAAGGGGATCGTTCGAGCGAATAAAGCCGGGTGTCTGGATCATTGTGAATATGGCCCGAGCGTGGTGATCTATCCCGAGGGCATCTGGTACTGGGTCGGGACCGAGGCCGATGTCACCGAAATCATGGAGCGCCATATCGGGAAGGGAGAAATCGTGGAACGCCTCCTCATGCCTGGACAGGATGCCCCCAAACAGCTCATCAATCCCTGA